A stretch of DNA from Lawsonibacter asaccharolyticus:
CCTCCCCTGCGGTGAGCAGGGTCACCTTCTGCTCCGCCTGATCCAGGCGCTTGGTGCACTCCCGCATCAGCTTCGCCCCCTCTTCAAAGAGCGCCATGGCCTCATCCAGCGGGGCGTCCCCCCGCTCCAGCAGGCCCACGATCTCCTCCAGCCGGGCCATGGACTGCTCAAAATCCAGCTTTTTTCCCGCCATCACAGGCACTTCCTTTCCTCCACCCGGCACGCCAGGCTGCCGTCCGACAGGCGCAGCTCCAGCCGCTCTCCCGGGGCCGCATCCTTGACAGAGGCGATCAATGTTCCATTCTCATTTCGGGCGATGGAGTAGCCCCGGCCCAGCACCTTCAGCGGGCTCATGGCGTCCAGCGCCGCGCTGTCCCGGGCCAGGCGCTCCCGCGCCCGGGACAGGATCTGTCCGGCTCCGTGTCCCAGCCGCTGTCCCTGGTAGTCCAGCAGCAGCCTCCGGTCCCGGAAATAGGCCCCCGGGTCGGTGAGCATCCGGCTGCGGCCCAGCCGCTCCAGATCCTTCCTGCGCCGGGCCAGCAGGCTGCCGGTCCCCTTCTCCAGCCGCTTGGCCAGCCCGTCCAGCCAGGCGTACAGCTCATTCTGGTCGGGCACCGCCAGCTCCGCCCCGTTGGAGGGGGTGGCCGCCCGCAGGTCGGCCACAAAATCAGCGATGGTCACGTCGGGCTCATGGCCTACGGCGGAGATCACCGGGATCTGGGAGCGGTAGATGGCCCGGGCCACGCACTCCTCGTTAAAGGCCCACAGGTCCTCCATGGAGCCGCCCCCCCGGCCGGTGATGATCAGGTCGGCGGCTTGATGGAGGTTGGCCCAGTCCAGGGCGGCGGCGATCTCCTCCGCCGCCCCCTCCCCCTGCACCCGCACCGGCAGGACGCGCACCTGGGCCAGGGGGTATCTGGCCCCCAGGATGCGCAGCATGTCCCGCACCGCCGCCCCTGCCGGAGAGGTGATCAGGGCGATGCGCCGGGGATAGGCGGGCAGAGGCCGTTTGTGGGCCTGGTCGAACAGGCCCTCCCGCAGCAGCTTCTCCTTCAGCTGCTCAAAGGCTACGTGCAGGTCCCCCGCTCCCTCCGGGGTCAGGCGGACGCAGTACAGCTGATACTGCCCGTCCCGTGGGAACACGGTGATCCGCCCGGCGGCGATGACCTGCATCCCGTTCTCCGGGCGGAAGCGCAGGGAGGCGGCGTCCCCCCGGAACATGACGCACCGCAGTGCCCCCTGGCTGTCCTTCAGCGTAAAATAGTGGTGCCCGGAGGGATACATCTTATAGTTGGACAGCTCCCCCCGCACCAGCAGGCCGGAGAGGAGCCGGTCCCGGTCCATCCAGCTCTTGATATAGCCGCTTACCTGGGAGGGACTGAGGATGGTCTCTTCTCTCATGCCAGCTCCCCTCCCTCCAGGGCCCGTCGGGTCAGGATGGCCACCCCCATGGCGTTGTCCGTGGAGTAGCAGGGCTGGGCGAACAGGGCGCCGCAGCTCCTCTCCATGGCGGCCCGCAGCTGTCGGTTGGAGGCCACACCGCCGGAGCACAGCACCGGCAGGCCGGGGCAGCGGCGCTGGGCCTCCTGGGTGGCCCGGAGGACCACGCTGCACACCGTGTCCAGGGTGAAGCGGGCCACGTTGGCCGGGGCCTCTCCCTCCGTCAGCAGTCTCTTCACCTGATTCTCCATCCCGGACAGGGAGAACGTGAGGTCCTTCAGCTTCACGCGGTACTCCATACAGGCATCCGCCTGAGGATAGAGCTCGTCCAGCGCTTTGCCAGCTGGGAACTGAAGCCCCAGCAGGACGCCGGTGCGGTCGATGAGCTGGCCAGCGGAGATGTCGCTGGTCCCGCCCAGCTTCTCCGCCGCCACATTGGTCCCCTGGGGCCGGACCAGCAGCAGCTCGGTGGTGCCGCCGGACAGGTGCCAGGCCAGGAAGGGACCGTCCAGCAGGTCCGTCCGCCCGGCGGACCAGGCCGCCGCCGCCAGGTGCCCCTGCTGGTGGGAGCAGGCAAAAAACGGCACCCCAAGGGCGGCGGCCAGCGCCCTTCCCTGGGACTCCCCCGCCAGGAAGCAGGGCATGTAGGAGCCCTCCACAGCCCGGGGCCGGGTGCTGGCCCCCACTGCCTTCAGGTCCCGGAGCAGTCCGCGGCCCTCCAGCTCCTCCAGCAGCGCCGGGAGCTGCTTCACATGCTGGAACAGGGCGTCGCTCTGCCGCAGTCCCAGCTCTCCGGGCCGCACCGCCAGCAGGCGGCCGGCGTTGCAGCCATCCGCCCCGTCAAAGACGGCTGCGGAGGTGGTATAGTTGCTGGTATCCAGTCCCAGAACCGGCATGGTCATTCCTCCGGCTCCTCCGGCCCCGCCGCTTCCTCCTCCTTCTTTTCCGGCTTGGGGGCGGAATCGGCAAACTCTGCCCGGACAAAGGAGCCCAGGATGCCGTTGATAAAGGAGACCACCTCGGCCGGCTCATAGTTCTTGGCGATCTCCACCGCCTCGTTGATGGCGGCGGAGTTGGGGATCGCCGGCATATACAGCACCTCATACATGGCGGTGCGCATCACCGCAGCCGCCATGCGGGGGATGCGGGCAAAGCTCCAGCCCACGGAATAGCGGGAGATGTAGTCATCCAGCTCCGGCCCGTGGACATAGACTCCCTGTACCAGATCCCGGATGTACTGCCGCTGCTTCTCGTTGGGAAACTGGGCGTAGAGGGGCTCCTCCTCCCCCAGCTGTGCGAACCGCTCCCGGGTCATCTCGTGCTCCAGCAGCTCCTCCGCGCTGCGGCTGCCAAAGCCCAGTTCATAGATCATATGCACCGCGACCTCACGGGCGTTGCTTCTCGTCATTGTGTGATCCCTCCGTCACTTGGGCCCTCTGTCCCAATCTTTCTCTCTGGCCCGCGTCTCCGGGGCTCCGACTTTTCATCCAGATCCATTATATACATGTATATACAAAAAGAAAACCCTAAAATATGTTTTACGGGATTTTTCTCCCGGGTTCCGGGGCGCTGCGCCTCACGGCGTCTTCTCCCGCTCCTCCGGGACGCTGAGCAGCTGGACCAGCTGGTGGTAGAGCTGCTCCGGCGCCTGTTTGAAGCGGGCGGCCGCCCGCTCCCCCTGTCCCGCCGCGGGCATCAGCAGGCTCAGCTCCAGCAGGGGGCCGCTGTCGTCCGCCAGCCGCAGTCGCACCGTGCACGTCCCGTCCGGGTTTGGGAGCACCTCCCCCTGCACCTGCTGCTCCCGCATCAGGGTCTCATTCACCCGCACCAGATTGTCGTCGCACCGGCGGCGCACCGAGTATGGCAGGCTGCTCTCACAGATCTCGCTGTTGCGCCGCCCCTTCTCCGTGATGGCGTAGCGCTCCCCCTCCCGGCTCAGGTGCTCTGTCTCCACCAGATGCTCCACCGCCTGCGTCAGGGAGAAATAGTCCACCCCGGCGTCGCACAGTGCCAGCTCCAGAAGCTGAAGGAACGTGATCGGCGCCGCAATGCGGGCCATAATATACAGAACCAGCAGCTTCAGATCCATCTCATCCTGAATAAATCCCATCCGGGCCATCCAAGCACACCTCTCTCTTCTTGCCCCGGCCCTGGCGGGCCGGCGGCGTCCCGGACACCGCTCCACCTTTGGTGGGAACGTGCCCATGGTCTTTCTATTTTATTATAGAACAAAACGTGCGAAAGGACAACCCCGCATTTCCGGCTCCTCTGGCACCATCCCGCCTGTCGGTCATAGTATGGTATGGAAGCCCTTCACTTCCGGCGGGCCCGGCACCCCCGTGCCCGTCCACTCCACTCAATCTGACGAGGAGGTATCCATA
This window harbors:
- a CDS encoding exodeoxyribonuclease 7 small subunit translates to MAGKKLDFEQSMARLEEIVGLLERGDAPLDEAMALFEEGAKLMRECTKRLDQAEQKVTLLTAGEDGQPREEPFGGEL
- a CDS encoding exodeoxyribonuclease 7 large subunit, giving the protein MREETILSPSQVSGYIKSWMDRDRLLSGLLVRGELSNYKMYPSGHHYFTLKDSQGALRCVMFRGDAASLRFRPENGMQVIAAGRITVFPRDGQYQLYCVRLTPEGAGDLHVAFEQLKEKLLREGLFDQAHKRPLPAYPRRIALITSPAGAAVRDMLRILGARYPLAQVRVLPVRVQGEGAAEEIAAALDWANLHQAADLIITGRGGGSMEDLWAFNEECVARAIYRSQIPVISAVGHEPDVTIADFVADLRAATPSNGAELAVPDQNELYAWLDGLAKRLEKGTGSLLARRRKDLERLGRSRMLTDPGAYFRDRRLLLDYQGQRLGHGAGQILSRARERLARDSAALDAMSPLKVLGRGYSIARNENGTLIASVKDAAPGERLELRLSDGSLACRVEERKCL